A single region of the Pseudomonas solani genome encodes:
- the nusB gene encoding transcription antitermination factor NusB, protein MSFNSDIDNPDEANKPVAKGKTAARRQARSLAVQALYQWHIAGQTLNEIEAQFRVDNDFSAVDGAYFHEILHGVPRQVTEIDEAFTPCLDRPLAEVDPVELAVLRLSTYELRNRVDVPYRVVINEGIELAKVFGATDGHKFVNGVLDKLAPLLRAAEVRGAKR, encoded by the coding sequence GTGAGTTTCAACAGCGACATCGACAACCCGGACGAAGCCAACAAGCCCGTCGCCAAGGGCAAGACCGCTGCGCGCCGCCAGGCCCGCAGCCTGGCCGTCCAGGCCCTGTACCAGTGGCACATCGCCGGCCAGACGCTCAATGAAATCGAGGCGCAGTTCCGCGTCGACAACGATTTCTCGGCGGTCGACGGTGCCTACTTCCACGAGATCCTCCACGGCGTACCGCGCCAGGTGACCGAGATCGACGAGGCCTTCACGCCTTGCCTGGATCGGCCCCTGGCGGAAGTCGACCCGGTCGAACTCGCGGTGCTGCGCCTCTCAACCTACGAGCTGCGCAACCGCGTCGACGTGCCCTACCGTGTGGTGATCAACGAAGGCATCGAGCTGGCCAAGGTCTTCGGCGCTACCGACGGACACAAGTTCGTCAACGGCGTGCTGGACAAGCTGGCACCGCTGCTGCGTGCCGCCGAGGTCCGTGGCGCCAAGCGCTGA
- the thiL gene encoding thiamine-phosphate kinase, with product MGEFELIRRYFVAAACAAAGEGIALGIGDDCALLQLPAGEQLAVSTDTLVAGVHFPLDCDPFLLGQRALAVSVSDLAAMGATPVGFTLALTLPAADADWLQGLARGLDAMARDCAIALIGGDTTRGPLSMTVTVFGRVPAGQALTRAGARPGDLLCVGGSLGDGAGALPLVLGERDDHSHEARALLAHYWSPPPQLGLGIALRGKASAALDISDGLLADCGHIAAASAVALMVERERLPLSAGLRALYPREPALNHALAGGDDYRLAFTLPPQHLAALQAAWPEVAVIGRVEAGQGVHLLDADGGDIRPPARGFQHFGSQGD from the coding sequence ATGGGTGAGTTCGAGCTGATCCGCCGTTACTTCGTCGCCGCTGCCTGTGCAGCGGCTGGCGAGGGCATCGCGCTGGGTATCGGCGACGACTGTGCCCTGCTGCAACTCCCCGCCGGCGAGCAGTTGGCGGTCTCCACCGATACCCTGGTCGCCGGGGTGCACTTCCCCCTGGACTGCGACCCCTTCCTGCTCGGTCAGCGCGCCCTGGCGGTTTCCGTCAGCGACCTGGCCGCCATGGGCGCCACGCCCGTCGGTTTCACCCTCGCCCTGACCCTGCCGGCCGCCGATGCGGATTGGCTGCAGGGGCTTGCCCGTGGCCTCGATGCCATGGCCCGCGACTGCGCCATCGCCCTGATCGGCGGCGACACCACCCGTGGCCCGCTGAGCATGACCGTTACCGTGTTCGGCCGCGTGCCCGCCGGCCAGGCCCTGACCCGTGCCGGCGCCCGCCCGGGCGACCTGCTCTGCGTCGGCGGCAGCTTGGGTGACGGTGCCGGCGCCTTGCCCCTGGTGCTCGGCGAGCGTGATGACCACAGTCATGAAGCCCGTGCGCTGCTCGCCCATTACTGGTCGCCGCCGCCGCAGCTCGGCCTCGGCATCGCCCTGCGCGGCAAGGCCAGCGCGGCGCTGGATATTTCCGATGGCCTGCTCGCCGATTGCGGGCACATCGCCGCCGCCTCCGCTGTCGCACTGATGGTGGAGCGCGAGCGCCTGCCGCTGTCCGCCGGCCTGCGTGCGCTCTACCCGCGCGAGCCGGCCCTGAACCATGCACTGGCCGGTGGCGACGACTACCGCCTGGCCTTCACCCTGCCGCCGCAGCACCTGGCCGCCCTGCAGGCCGCCTGGCCCGAGGTGGCCGTGATCGGCCGCGTCGAAGCGGGCCAGGGCGTGCACCTGCTCGACGCCGATGGCGGGGATATCCGGCCGCCGGCACGGGGCTTTCAACATTTCGGGAGTCAAGGTGACTGA
- the ribA gene encoding GTP cyclohydrolase II: MSVVFVAASQLPTPFGLFTMHGFLDQASGKEHVALTMGEFADGAPVLGRLHSECLTGDALFSLRCDCGFQLEAALRAIAEEGRGVLLYLRQEGRGIGLLNKIRAYELQDGGADTVEANERLGFGADQRDYAICLPMLDHLGISGIKLMTNNPRKVKALEGFGIRVAERVPLQTGLNPHNKKYLATKAGKLGHMLGSLHQGEVEL; the protein is encoded by the coding sequence GTGTCCGTCGTCTTCGTCGCCGCCTCCCAACTGCCCACGCCCTTCGGCCTGTTCACCATGCATGGCTTCCTCGACCAGGCCAGCGGCAAGGAACACGTTGCCCTGACCATGGGCGAATTCGCCGATGGTGCCCCGGTGCTCGGCCGCCTGCATTCCGAATGCCTGACCGGCGACGCCCTGTTCAGCCTGCGCTGCGACTGCGGCTTCCAGCTCGAGGCCGCCCTGCGCGCCATCGCCGAGGAAGGCCGTGGCGTGCTGCTGTACCTGCGCCAGGAAGGCCGTGGTATCGGCCTGCTGAACAAGATCCGCGCCTATGAGCTGCAGGACGGCGGCGCCGACACGGTCGAGGCCAACGAGCGCCTGGGCTTCGGCGCCGACCAGCGCGACTACGCCATCTGCCTGCCGATGCTCGACCACCTGGGCATCTCCGGCATCAAGCTGATGACCAACAACCCGCGCAAGGTGAAGGCCCTCGAAGGCTTCGGCATCCGCGTCGCCGAACGCGTGCCGCTGCAGACCGGCCTCAACCCGCACAACAAGAAGTACCTGGCGACCAAGGCCGGCAAGCTCGGCCACATGCTCGGCAGCCTGCACCAGGGTGAAGTCGAGCTATGA
- a CDS encoding substrate-binding periplasmic protein has translation MRGWLVGLLAMMLAPWALAADASPGNKPEASATEVVIAAETWAAHTDADGSGLGWDILRKVFEPVGVHLRTRSVPYTRSIGLVKRGEADAWVGSYRDEVPWAIYPHWNYDADRISALALKGAPVPTLANLGEHRLVWMRGYGYERYLPNLAHFQEIERRGGILSMLDLDHADYYIDARTEVDDVLRQSPNPENYRITYLTQLKLYVAFGDTARGREFAELFDERMARLVENGELRPVFAHWGQPYPFDPEPESHHASP, from the coding sequence ATGCGCGGCTGGTTGGTCGGACTGCTGGCAATGATGCTGGCGCCCTGGGCGCTGGCAGCGGACGCATCCCCGGGCAACAAGCCCGAGGCGAGCGCGACGGAAGTCGTGATCGCCGCCGAAACCTGGGCCGCACACACCGACGCCGACGGCAGCGGCCTCGGCTGGGACATCCTGCGCAAGGTCTTCGAACCGGTCGGCGTGCACCTGCGCACGCGCTCGGTGCCCTACACCCGCTCCATCGGCCTGGTGAAGCGCGGCGAGGCCGACGCCTGGGTCGGCTCCTACCGTGACGAAGTGCCCTGGGCCATCTACCCCCACTGGAACTACGACGCCGACCGCATCAGCGCCCTGGCCCTGAAGGGGGCACCGGTGCCCACCCTGGCCAACCTCGGCGAACACCGCCTGGTGTGGATGCGCGGTTACGGCTACGAGCGCTACCTGCCGAACCTGGCGCATTTCCAGGAGATCGAGCGGCGCGGCGGCATCCTCTCGATGCTCGACCTCGACCATGCCGACTACTACATCGACGCCCGCACCGAGGTCGACGACGTCCTGCGGCAGAGCCCCAACCCGGAAAACTACCGCATCACCTACCTCACCCAGCTCAAGCTCTATGTCGCCTTCGGTGACACGGCACGCGGACGCGAATTCGCGGAGCTGTTCGACGAACGCATGGCGCGCCTGGTGGAAAATGGCGAGCTGCGCCCGGTCTTCGCCCACTGGGGGCAGCCGTACCCCTTCGACCCGGAACCGGAGAGCCACCATGCGTCGCCTTGA
- the ribBA gene encoding bifunctional 3,4-dihydroxy-2-butanone-4-phosphate synthase/GTP cyclohydrolase II — MALNSVDELIEDIRQGKMVILMDDEDRENEGDLIMASECVQAEHINFMARFARGLICMPMTRERCETLKLPLMAPRNGSGFGTKFTVSIEAAEGVTTGISAADRARTVQAAAAKGAKADDIVSPGHIFPLMAQPGGVLARAGHTEAACDLARMAGFEPSGVICEVMNDDGTMSRRPELEAFAAEHGIKIGTIADLIHYRLIHERTVERIAEQPLDSELGQFNLVTYRDAVEGDVHMALTLGTISPEEATLVRVHNMDPLRDLFMVNQEGRWSLRAAMKEVAKAGSGVVLLLGNPLTGPQLLAHLERQLGSDAKVTNPATYSTVGAGSQILRDLGVRKMRLMSSPMKFNAISGFDLEVVEYLPAE; from the coding sequence ATGGCTCTCAATAGCGTTGACGAACTGATCGAAGACATCCGCCAGGGCAAGATGGTCATCCTCATGGATGACGAAGACCGCGAGAACGAAGGCGACCTGATCATGGCCTCCGAGTGCGTGCAGGCCGAGCACATCAACTTCATGGCGCGCTTCGCCCGTGGCCTGATCTGCATGCCCATGACCCGCGAGCGCTGCGAGACCCTCAAGCTGCCGCTGATGGCCCCGCGCAACGGCTCCGGCTTCGGCACCAAGTTCACCGTCTCCATCGAGGCCGCCGAAGGCGTCACCACCGGCATCTCCGCCGCCGACCGCGCACGCACCGTGCAGGCTGCAGCCGCCAAGGGCGCCAAGGCCGACGACATCGTCAGCCCCGGCCACATCTTCCCGCTGATGGCCCAGCCCGGCGGCGTGCTGGCCCGCGCCGGCCACACCGAGGCGGCCTGCGACCTGGCGCGCATGGCCGGCTTCGAGCCGTCCGGGGTGATCTGCGAAGTGATGAACGACGACGGCACCATGTCCCGTCGCCCCGAGCTGGAGGCCTTCGCCGCCGAGCACGGGATCAAGATCGGCACCATCGCCGACCTCATCCACTACCGGCTGATCCACGAACGCACCGTCGAGCGCATCGCCGAGCAGCCGCTGGACAGCGAGCTGGGCCAGTTCAACCTGGTCACCTACCGCGACGCCGTCGAGGGCGACGTGCACATGGCGCTGACCCTGGGCACCATCAGCCCGGAAGAGGCGACCCTGGTGCGCGTGCACAACATGGACCCCCTGCGCGACCTGTTCATGGTCAACCAGGAAGGCCGCTGGAGCCTGCGCGCGGCGATGAAGGAAGTGGCCAAGGCCGGCAGCGGCGTCGTGCTGCTGCTGGGCAACCCGCTGACCGGCCCGCAGTTGCTGGCGCATCTGGAGCGCCAGCTGGGCAGCGATGCCAAGGTCACCAACCCCGCCACCTACAGCACAGTCGGGGCCGGCTCGCAGATTCTTCGCGATCTCGGTGTGCGCAAGATGCGCCTCATGAGTTCGCCGATGAAGTTCAATGCGATATCCGGTTTCGACCTGGAAGTTGTAGAATACCTGCCCGCTGAATGA
- the ribH gene encoding 6,7-dimethyl-8-ribityllumazine synthase, with protein sequence MTLKTIEGTFIAPKGRFALVVGRFNSFVVESLVSGAVDALVRHGVNESDITIIRAPGAFEIPLVAQKVAQRGEYSAIIALGAVIRGGTPHFEYVAGECTKGLAQVSMEFGVPVAFGVLTVDSIEQAIERSGTKAGNKGAEAALSALEMVSLLAALEAK encoded by the coding sequence ATGACCCTGAAGACCATCGAAGGTACCTTCATCGCCCCCAAAGGCCGCTTCGCCCTGGTGGTCGGCCGCTTCAACAGCTTCGTCGTAGAAAGCCTGGTGAGCGGCGCCGTAGACGCCCTGGTACGCCACGGCGTGAATGAAAGCGACATCACCATCATCCGTGCCCCGGGTGCTTTCGAAATCCCGCTGGTGGCGCAGAAAGTCGCCCAGCGCGGCGAGTACTCAGCGATCATCGCCCTCGGCGCCGTGATCCGTGGCGGCACCCCGCACTTCGAATACGTCGCCGGTGAGTGCACCAAGGGCCTGGCCCAGGTGTCCATGGAGTTCGGCGTACCGGTTGCCTTCGGCGTGCTGACGGTCGACTCCATCGAGCAGGCCATCGAACGCTCCGGCACCAAGGCCGGCAACAAGGGCGCCGAAGCTGCCCTGTCCGCCCTCGAAATGGTCAGCCTGCTGGCGGCCTTGGAGGCCAAGTGA
- a CDS encoding retropepsin-like aspartic protease family protein — protein sequence MRRLELFCASLLLACCGALHAEPQVQVVGLFPNAAVLSVDGQRKLVKVGQTGPGGVEVVSASSRGAVLRIGGVERTYELSREYNQAGASAPQKTQMSIARGNNGHFMVAGAIEGHPVQFMVDTGASTVAMSENQARILGIDYRVTGKPMTASTASGTVRAWRVVFDRVKVGPLEVLGVEGAVVEGDAPVDVLLGMSFLNRVRWREDQGVLLLESKI from the coding sequence ATGCGTCGCCTTGAACTGTTCTGCGCCAGCCTGCTGCTGGCCTGCTGTGGTGCCCTCCATGCCGAACCCCAGGTGCAGGTGGTCGGCCTGTTCCCCAATGCCGCAGTGCTCAGCGTCGACGGCCAGCGCAAGCTGGTGAAGGTTGGCCAGACCGGCCCCGGCGGCGTCGAGGTGGTCAGTGCCAGCAGCCGGGGCGCGGTGCTGCGCATAGGCGGCGTCGAGCGCACCTACGAGCTTTCCCGCGAGTACAACCAGGCCGGCGCCAGCGCCCCGCAGAAGACCCAGATGAGCATCGCCCGCGGCAACAATGGCCACTTCATGGTGGCCGGTGCCATCGAGGGCCACCCGGTGCAGTTCATGGTCGACACCGGTGCCTCCACCGTCGCCATGAGCGAGAACCAGGCGCGCATCCTCGGCATCGACTACCGGGTGACCGGCAAGCCGATGACCGCCAGCACCGCCTCCGGCACCGTGCGGGCCTGGCGGGTGGTCTTCGACCGGGTCAAGGTCGGCCCGCTGGAAGTGCTCGGCGTCGAAGGCGCGGTGGTCGAGGGCGATGCCCCGGTCGACGTGCTGCTGGGCATGAGCTTCCTCAACCGCGTGCGCTGGCGCGAGGACCAGGGCGTGTTGCTGCTGGAGTCGAAGATCTGA